From a single Pyxidicoccus xibeiensis genomic region:
- a CDS encoding DUF6519 domain-containing protein, with translation MKGDFTRFTFDPGKHYDSVLMQQGRVQTDADWNEQVQIAAHRNRIEMLDIIGNTGAPQDLSAGGRGAFLVFYAPDAQNVNQLFINHGRYYVDGLMVESEGPVQYDRQPGAALPPAQGAGAYLLYLDIWKRHVTSLEDPNIREVALAGADSGTRSQLVWQARVERIGDLSTNLANINPSQYGPDWLPTGTASTGAMDARAGSTPLENQLYRVEIHRGGNASTASFKWSRDNGTVVARVTTYSPPVLASVTRDGVPVQVWQFSVTVDQTGRDSFSSFLPGHRVELGNEEFVLQRRPGVFGEITSVVGDTLNLEVPADSALLASTDADVNPLAGTNRTVRRWDNTWNPDLTGSTLLDVGPDFTQGDRLLLERDITVHFATTRNAQTCFYRTGDYWLIPARTVSGLEGWAVGQEQPPAGEEHFYAPLALAKFQANGTISNPVTDLRDIRDVFPTLRSLVGGTGSIVQGTGTQHVLPKWQSTGGSVLINSNITDNGSTITLGGTGLTVTPAATLNSTLKVGTAPAAVAITRFTSADITAMTTQELGETVPTSQGVKALVNQAVPPGTVMAYASETVPIGWLECNGSMLDGAPASPHRNLFLAIGKAFGGGNGSANSFNIPDLRGRFIRGWAHGTATDPDRGSRFNLAVGGLAGDRVGSYQSDQLGAHTHTYQTSGSSSSINISHIHWISAYDSWQHSANAPPAGTNSIRYESGSRYLWFGRRDYTESTQFNHSHTLTFPNQNTNSTGGNESRPENAYLMFIIKI, from the coding sequence ATGAAGGGTGACTTTACCCGCTTCACCTTCGACCCGGGCAAGCACTACGACTCCGTGCTGATGCAGCAGGGGCGCGTCCAGACCGATGCGGACTGGAACGAGCAGGTGCAGATTGCCGCGCATCGCAACCGCATCGAGATGCTCGACATCATCGGCAACACCGGCGCGCCGCAGGACCTGAGCGCCGGTGGGCGCGGCGCCTTCCTGGTCTTCTACGCGCCCGACGCGCAGAACGTGAACCAGCTCTTCATCAACCACGGGCGGTACTACGTGGACGGGCTCATGGTGGAGAGCGAGGGGCCCGTCCAGTACGACAGGCAGCCCGGCGCCGCCCTCCCCCCGGCCCAGGGCGCGGGCGCGTACCTGCTCTACCTGGACATCTGGAAGCGCCACGTCACCTCGCTGGAGGACCCCAACATCCGCGAGGTGGCCCTGGCCGGCGCGGACTCGGGCACGCGCAGCCAGCTCGTCTGGCAGGCCCGCGTGGAGCGCATCGGCGACCTGAGCACCAACCTGGCCAACATCAACCCGAGCCAGTACGGCCCGGACTGGCTGCCCACGGGCACCGCGAGCACCGGCGCCATGGACGCGCGGGCCGGCAGCACGCCGCTGGAGAACCAGCTCTACCGCGTGGAGATCCACCGGGGCGGCAACGCCAGCACCGCGTCCTTCAAGTGGTCCCGCGACAACGGCACGGTGGTGGCCCGGGTGACGACGTACTCGCCGCCCGTGCTGGCCTCCGTCACCCGTGACGGCGTCCCCGTGCAGGTGTGGCAGTTCAGCGTCACGGTGGACCAGACGGGGCGCGACAGCTTCAGCAGCTTCCTGCCCGGCCACCGGGTGGAGCTGGGCAACGAGGAGTTCGTCCTCCAGCGCCGGCCCGGCGTCTTCGGGGAAATCACCAGCGTGGTGGGCGACACCCTCAACCTGGAGGTGCCCGCCGACTCGGCGCTGCTGGCGAGCACCGACGCGGACGTGAATCCGCTCGCCGGGACGAACCGCACCGTCCGCCGCTGGGACAACACCTGGAACCCGGACCTGACCGGCAGCACGCTGCTCGACGTGGGCCCGGACTTCACGCAGGGCGACCGGCTCCTCCTGGAGCGCGACATCACGGTCCACTTCGCGACGACGCGCAACGCCCAGACCTGCTTCTACCGGACGGGTGACTACTGGCTCATTCCCGCGCGCACGGTGTCCGGCCTCGAGGGCTGGGCGGTGGGCCAGGAGCAGCCCCCGGCGGGAGAGGAGCACTTCTACGCCCCCCTGGCGCTGGCGAAGTTCCAGGCGAACGGCACCATCTCCAACCCGGTGACGGACCTGCGCGACATCCGCGACGTGTTCCCCACGCTGCGCAGCCTCGTGGGCGGCACGGGCAGCATCGTCCAGGGCACCGGCACGCAGCACGTGCTGCCCAAGTGGCAGTCCACCGGCGGCTCGGTGCTCATCAACTCCAACATCACCGACAATGGCAGCACCATCACCCTGGGCGGCACCGGGCTGACGGTGACGCCCGCCGCCACGCTCAACTCGACGCTGAAGGTCGGCACGGCGCCGGCCGCCGTGGCCATCACCCGGTTCACCTCGGCCGACATCACGGCCATGACGACGCAGGAGCTGGGCGAGACGGTACCCACGTCCCAGGGCGTGAAGGCCCTGGTGAACCAGGCCGTGCCTCCCGGCACGGTGATGGCCTACGCCAGCGAGACGGTCCCCATCGGCTGGCTCGAGTGCAACGGGAGCATGCTCGACGGCGCTCCCGCCAGCCCGCACCGCAACCTCTTCCTCGCCATCGGCAAGGCCTTCGGAGGCGGGAACGGGTCTGCCAACAGCTTCAACATCCCAGACCTCCGTGGCCGCTTCATTCGTGGCTGGGCCCATGGCACCGCGACGGACCCCGACAGGGGCTCACGTTTCAACCTCGCGGTAGGAGGGCTCGCAGGCGACCGCGTCGGCTCCTACCAGAGCGACCAGCTCGGTGCGCACACCCACACCTACCAGACCTCTGGCTCGTCCTCATCCATCAACATCAGCCACATCCACTGGATATCGGCGTACGACTCGTGGCAGCACAGCGCTAACGCGCCTCCGGCCGGTACCAACAGCATCCGGTACGAATCGGGAAGCCGCTACCTCTGGTTCGGCCGGCGAGACTACACCGAGTCCACCCAGTTCAACCACTCCCATACCCTCACCTTTCCCAATCAGAACACCAACTCCACGGGAGGCAATGAGAGCCGGCCGGAGAATGCCTATCTCATGTTCATCATCAAGATCTGA
- a CDS encoding putative baseplate assembly protein, which produces MATSSPTDCVDCGCASEPTEAAPLHNPPERSQLSYRVGTHDVFLRRMLERLPWQTLPDGPHGGTRPLAGLATHSERDPTVALLDAFSMVADVLTFYQERIANEGFLRTATEPRSVRELARALGHELSPGLAAATWLAFTVEEAAGAPEQVLVEPGVRVLSIPGQNERPQTFETTERLVARRRLNQLLPITSVPEEVQLGSQTLWLDGVQTNLSSGDTLLLLGSARETDEDSDAWEMRTVATVTPDAVAQRTLVTFTPSDASPGGGSSQSPGSGTKVFAMRHRAAVFGHNAPDWFTMPQEVQQRYRTAYAPPNAPANLTEWPAFGVALTGDGFLNLDALYPRILPRTWMLLVLGATVQLCWVQSVKASSYTNFALTARCTAVELSPHVGSEDAATIDDALKGARRSIIALGQGEPLAPGRRPLVNATWGTHLLAPFPDVRASGGEGALDEADKVSLDRVVTELTAGRVLAISGKRLRARVMLEDGLSLTAASGVRAAYAKDEVLFVLTRPTTGDSGGEGETRVWHLLDAGGFEGQVELQPGALRLEPAEPGDPTVSELVRLKGVNQTLTRTQLVFTEPLKYWYDRATTVLQGNVAVATHGETAREVLGSGDGSQPNQRFTLKRSPLTWVSAATPTGRRNTLEVRVDGVAWREVESFHDHGPRDRVYLTQRDDQGRTTVIFGDGIHGARLPTGEENVVATYRSGLGAEGAVSAGKLSLFQTRPFGLRAVTNPLPASGAEAPDDGALARHDVPVSVLTLDRIVSVMDYETFAQSFAGIGKARATFLRRGETQRLHLTLALADGTPTPDDAVILDALRKALDDLRDTTTPVELAGFEPTWFRVAATLRTSADYRFEDVVAAARAALTDAFSFERRAFGQGVSAAEVVALLQGVPGVDFVDLDGLARGDPGDPQAPEGVEAWLSAEEARWSEEDTVNARARFLQPEALVIRPAQLLLLDPSPLGLVLTNRDEVAS; this is translated from the coding sequence GTGGCCACCTCATCCCCCACCGACTGCGTCGACTGCGGCTGCGCCAGCGAGCCCACGGAAGCCGCGCCCCTCCACAACCCGCCCGAGCGCTCGCAGCTCAGCTACCGCGTGGGCACGCACGACGTCTTCCTGCGGCGCATGCTGGAGCGGCTGCCCTGGCAGACGCTGCCGGACGGCCCGCACGGCGGCACCCGCCCGCTGGCCGGGCTCGCCACGCACAGCGAGAGAGACCCCACGGTGGCGCTGCTCGACGCCTTCTCCATGGTGGCGGACGTCCTCACCTTCTACCAGGAGCGCATCGCCAACGAGGGCTTCCTGCGCACCGCCACGGAGCCGCGCTCCGTGCGGGAGCTGGCGCGCGCGCTGGGCCATGAGCTGAGCCCCGGCCTGGCCGCGGCCACGTGGCTGGCCTTCACCGTGGAGGAGGCCGCCGGCGCGCCCGAGCAGGTGCTGGTGGAGCCCGGCGTGCGGGTGCTGAGCATCCCCGGACAGAACGAGCGGCCGCAGACATTCGAGACCACCGAGCGCCTCGTGGCCCGCCGGCGGCTGAACCAGCTGCTGCCCATCACCTCCGTGCCCGAGGAGGTCCAGCTCGGCTCCCAGACGCTGTGGCTGGACGGCGTGCAGACGAACCTCTCCTCCGGAGACACCCTGCTGCTGCTGGGCAGCGCGCGGGAGACGGACGAGGACAGCGACGCCTGGGAGATGCGCACCGTGGCCACCGTCACCCCGGACGCGGTGGCGCAGCGCACGCTCGTCACCTTCACGCCCTCCGACGCGTCTCCGGGAGGCGGCTCCAGCCAGTCGCCCGGCAGCGGGACGAAGGTCTTCGCGATGCGCCACCGGGCGGCGGTGTTCGGCCACAACGCGCCCGACTGGTTCACCATGCCGCAGGAGGTGCAGCAGCGCTACCGGACCGCCTACGCGCCCCCCAACGCGCCCGCCAACCTGACCGAGTGGCCCGCCTTCGGCGTGGCGCTCACCGGCGACGGCTTCCTCAACCTGGATGCCCTCTACCCGCGCATCCTGCCCCGGACGTGGATGCTGCTCGTCTTGGGCGCCACGGTGCAGCTGTGCTGGGTGCAGTCCGTCAAGGCCTCCAGCTACACCAACTTCGCGCTCACCGCGCGGTGCACCGCCGTCGAGCTGTCACCGCATGTGGGCTCGGAGGACGCGGCGACCATCGACGATGCCCTCAAGGGCGCCCGGCGGAGCATCATCGCGCTGGGCCAGGGTGAGCCGCTCGCGCCCGGCAGGCGCCCCCTCGTCAACGCGACGTGGGGCACCCACCTGCTCGCGCCCTTCCCCGACGTGCGCGCCAGCGGCGGCGAGGGGGCGCTGGACGAGGCGGACAAGGTCAGCCTGGACCGGGTGGTGACCGAGCTGACCGCGGGCCGCGTCCTGGCCATCAGCGGGAAGCGGCTGCGCGCCCGGGTGATGCTGGAGGACGGCCTGTCGCTCACCGCCGCCAGCGGCGTGCGGGCCGCCTACGCGAAGGACGAGGTCCTCTTCGTCCTCACCCGTCCCACCACCGGCGACAGCGGCGGCGAGGGCGAGACGCGGGTGTGGCACCTGCTCGACGCCGGAGGCTTCGAGGGCCAGGTGGAGCTGCAACCCGGCGCCCTGCGCCTGGAGCCCGCCGAGCCGGGCGACCCGACTGTCTCCGAGCTCGTGCGGCTCAAGGGCGTCAACCAGACGCTCACCCGCACCCAGCTCGTCTTCACGGAGCCGCTGAAGTACTGGTACGACCGGGCCACCACCGTGTTGCAGGGCAACGTCGCCGTCGCCACCCATGGAGAGACGGCGCGCGAGGTGCTCGGCAGCGGTGACGGCAGCCAGCCCAACCAGCGCTTCACGCTCAAGCGCTCGCCGCTGACGTGGGTGTCCGCGGCCACGCCCACCGGCCGGCGCAACACGCTGGAGGTCCGCGTGGACGGCGTGGCGTGGCGCGAGGTGGAGTCCTTCCACGACCACGGGCCCCGCGACCGGGTGTACCTCACCCAGCGGGACGACCAGGGGCGGACGACTGTCATCTTCGGTGACGGCATCCACGGCGCGCGCCTGCCCACGGGCGAGGAGAACGTCGTCGCCACGTATCGCAGCGGGCTGGGCGCGGAGGGCGCCGTCTCCGCCGGGAAGCTGTCCCTCTTCCAGACGCGCCCCTTCGGCCTGCGCGCCGTCACCAACCCGCTGCCGGCCTCGGGCGCCGAGGCCCCGGACGACGGCGCCCTCGCGCGGCACGACGTGCCGGTCTCCGTGCTGACGCTGGACCGGATTGTCTCGGTGATGGACTACGAGACCTTCGCCCAGTCCTTCGCCGGCATCGGCAAGGCCCGCGCCACCTTCCTGCGGCGGGGCGAGACGCAGCGCCTGCACCTCACCCTGGCGCTGGCGGACGGCACCCCTACCCCCGACGACGCCGTCATCCTGGACGCCCTGCGCAAGGCGCTGGACGACCTCCGGGACACCACCACGCCGGTGGAGCTGGCCGGCTTCGAGCCCACCTGGTTCCGCGTGGCCGCGACGCTGCGCACGTCCGCGGACTACCGCTTCGAGGACGTCGTCGCGGCGGCCCGCGCGGCGCTGACGGACGCCTTCTCCTTCGAGCGACGCGCCTTCGGCCAGGGCGTGTCCGCGGCGGAGGTGGTGGCGCTGCTCCAGGGCGTCCCCGGCGTGGACTTCGTGGACCTGGACGGCCTGGCCCGGGGCGACCCGGGGGACCCGCAGGCTCCCGAGGGCGTGGAGGCGTGGCTGTCCGCCGAGGAGGCGCGGTGGAGCGAGGAGGACACGGTGAACGCCCGGGCCCGGTTCCTCCAGCCGGAGGCGCTGGTCATCCGGCCGGCGCAGCTGCTGCTGCTGGACCCTTCACCGCTCGGGCTCGTGCTGACGAACCGTGACGAGGTGGCCTCATGA
- a CDS encoding phage tail protein: MSLDPDLLYSWLPAHVRIRDREEGEPLRALMAVAEELASELHDDVGRLYRNWFIETSQEWVVPYVGDLVGIARLRAMNPTAYTLRAYVANAIALRRRKGTPAAMEQVAQDLTGWHASVLEMFQQVSTTQHIKHPRPGSVRTPSLRNANEMDRLYGPFERASHTLDVRGLNRAPEPGLQEAVSPPTEPVKVLTQRDRGRYNLQTVSVFLWRLRAWPVTLAPAVPHEAQDGETPYSWYHFNQLGRDLPLFNFPQTKLEAASLAQEHHLPGQLRRSALYLELEARRQAEVDGVDPLPAWFGDQPPFRIYTRGPSGGLKELSPSGILIANLARCGEPGWLRPPGQRTYYPVSGGTVQKPITALVDPELGRLVFTPGNEPAASEQVLVSYHYGFSSDVGGGTYERHAELPDRPGFSHYPVHADAGPAAGLRARIIQWLAETPNTPGAVIEVLDNAIHAVDPDELSITVPEGKHLELRAANRQRPVISLSGDLHITLERHASLTLNGLWLHGGDVVVSVAPEGPTAVSLVHCTLVPETPGHPGARLRIVAAGGGGEGDAAPMAVSCTVRRSIVGGLELGGLGADCVLDFEESIADHRAGTAIHHGGAMRARASTVLGNTRVDVLELASDMLFTGTVMSERRQTGCARFSYAPPDSELPPRFQCQPQLPDGTDAATREAILYRLNPRFTSVVYGQPGYCQLAANMPDEVLRGASDEGEMGVFHHLEQSQRALNLQTGLSEYLRLGLEAGLIFVT; encoded by the coding sequence ATGAGCCTGGACCCGGACCTGCTGTATTCCTGGCTGCCCGCGCACGTCCGCATCCGGGACCGAGAGGAGGGCGAGCCCCTCCGGGCGCTGATGGCCGTCGCGGAGGAGCTCGCCAGCGAGCTCCACGACGACGTGGGCCGCCTGTACCGCAACTGGTTCATCGAGACGAGCCAGGAGTGGGTGGTGCCCTACGTGGGCGACCTCGTCGGCATCGCCCGGCTGCGCGCGATGAACCCGACGGCGTACACGCTGCGCGCCTACGTGGCCAACGCCATTGCCCTGCGCCGGCGCAAGGGCACGCCGGCCGCCATGGAGCAGGTGGCGCAAGACCTGACGGGCTGGCACGCCAGCGTGCTGGAGATGTTCCAGCAGGTCTCCACCACGCAGCACATCAAGCACCCGCGCCCGGGCTCGGTGCGCACGCCGTCGCTGCGCAACGCGAACGAGATGGACCGCCTGTACGGCCCCTTCGAGCGCGCCAGCCACACGCTGGACGTGCGCGGCCTCAACCGCGCCCCGGAGCCCGGCCTCCAGGAGGCCGTGAGCCCGCCGACGGAGCCCGTCAAGGTGCTCACCCAGAGAGATCGCGGGCGCTACAACCTCCAGACGGTCAGCGTCTTCCTCTGGCGGCTGCGGGCCTGGCCCGTCACCCTGGCCCCCGCGGTGCCGCACGAGGCCCAGGACGGCGAGACGCCGTACAGCTGGTACCACTTCAACCAGCTCGGGCGGGATCTGCCCCTCTTCAACTTCCCGCAGACGAAGCTGGAGGCTGCCAGCCTGGCGCAGGAGCACCACCTGCCGGGGCAGCTGCGCCGCAGCGCGCTCTACCTGGAGCTGGAGGCGCGCCGGCAGGCGGAGGTGGACGGCGTGGACCCGCTGCCCGCCTGGTTCGGGGACCAGCCCCCCTTCCGCATCTACACGCGCGGCCCCAGCGGCGGGCTCAAGGAGTTGTCCCCCTCCGGCATCCTCATCGCCAACCTCGCCCGGTGTGGTGAGCCGGGCTGGCTCCGCCCCCCGGGGCAGCGCACGTACTACCCGGTGTCGGGGGGCACCGTGCAGAAGCCCATCACCGCCCTGGTGGACCCCGAGCTGGGCCGGCTGGTCTTCACGCCCGGCAACGAGCCCGCGGCCAGCGAGCAGGTGCTGGTCAGCTACCACTACGGCTTCAGCAGCGACGTGGGCGGAGGCACCTACGAGCGCCACGCCGAGCTGCCCGACCGCCCCGGCTTCAGCCACTACCCCGTCCACGCGGACGCGGGCCCGGCGGCGGGCCTGCGGGCACGCATCATCCAGTGGCTGGCGGAGACCCCCAACACCCCCGGGGCCGTCATCGAGGTGCTCGACAACGCCATCCACGCGGTGGACCCGGACGAGCTGTCCATCACCGTCCCCGAGGGCAAGCACCTGGAGCTGCGCGCGGCCAACCGGCAGCGCCCCGTCATCTCGCTGAGCGGGGACCTGCACATCACCCTGGAGCGCCACGCGAGCCTGACGCTCAACGGCCTGTGGCTTCACGGCGGCGACGTGGTGGTGTCCGTGGCGCCGGAGGGCCCGACGGCCGTCTCGCTCGTCCACTGCACGCTGGTGCCGGAGACGCCGGGCCACCCCGGCGCGCGGCTGCGCATCGTCGCGGCGGGAGGCGGAGGCGAGGGCGACGCCGCGCCCATGGCCGTGAGCTGCACGGTGCGCCGCAGCATCGTCGGCGGGCTGGAGCTGGGCGGGCTGGGGGCGGACTGCGTGCTGGACTTCGAGGAGAGCATCGCCGACCACCGGGCGGGCACCGCCATCCACCACGGCGGCGCCATGCGGGCCCGCGCGAGCACCGTCCTGGGCAACACCCGCGTGGACGTGCTGGAGCTGGCCAGCGACATGCTCTTCACCGGCACGGTGATGAGCGAGCGGCGGCAGACGGGCTGCGCCCGCTTCTCCTACGCGCCCCCGGACTCCGAGCTGCCGCCCCGCTTCCAGTGCCAGCCGCAGCTGCCCGACGGGACGGACGCGGCCACCCGCGAGGCCATCCTCTACCGACTCAACCCCCGCTTCACGTCCGTGGTGTACGGCCAGCCCGGCTACTGCCAGCTCGCCGCCAACATGCCGGACGAGGTGCTGCGCGGGGCCAGCGACGAGGGGGAGATGGGGGTCTTCCATCACCTCGAACAGTCTCAGCGAGCCCTGAATCTACAGACGGGCCTCAGTGAATATCTCCGCCTGGGCCTCGAGGCCGGGCTCATCTTCGTGACGTGA